Proteins encoded by one window of Marixanthomonas sp. SCSIO 43207:
- a CDS encoding cold-shock protein, which translates to MEGTVKFFNESKGYGFITNDETGKDIFVHVTGLNGEALNEGDKVEYVEEEGRKGMVAGQVRVIH; encoded by the coding sequence ATGGAAGGAACAGTTAAGTTTTTCAACGAATCTAAAGGTTACGGTTTTATCACTAATGATGAAACTGGAAAAGACATTTTTGTACATGTTACCGGTCTTAATGGCGAAGCCCTTAACGAAGGTGACAAAGTAGAATATGTTGAAGAGGAAGGAAGAAAAGGGATGGTAGCAGGCCAAGTGCGTGTGATCCACTAA
- a CDS encoding nucleoside deaminase, giving the protein MELLKPYDDTYFMKRALMEAESAFDKDEIPIGAVIVAENQIIARAHNLTETLNDVTAHAEMQAITAAANFLGGKYLKQCTLYVTIEPCQMCAGALYWSQIDKIVYGARDEQRGCISMETKLHPKTKMSGGVLAEEASQLLKRFFIQKRNRN; this is encoded by the coding sequence ATGGAATTATTAAAACCCTACGATGATACTTATTTTATGAAACGCGCTTTAATGGAGGCTGAATCAGCTTTTGATAAAGATGAAATACCCATTGGCGCCGTGATTGTTGCAGAAAATCAAATTATAGCACGTGCGCATAACCTCACTGAAACACTTAATGATGTAACAGCTCATGCAGAAATGCAGGCCATTACGGCTGCTGCCAACTTTTTGGGAGGAAAGTACTTAAAACAATGCACATTATATGTAACTATTGAGCCATGCCAAATGTGTGCCGGAGCTTTATACTGGAGTCAAATTGATAAAATAGTATATGGAGCAAGAGATGAACAAAGAGGTTGTATATCTATGGAAACAAAATTACATCCCAAAACAAAAATGAGTGGCGGTGTTTTGGCAGAAGAGGCTTCTCAATTATTAAAGCGCTTTTTTATACAAAAACGAAACAGGAATTAA
- a CDS encoding 1-deoxy-D-xylulose-5-phosphate synthase: MYLCYVSKKILDTIQFPNDLRNLSKEDLPQVAKELREFIINIVAVKEGHLGASLGVVELTIALHYIFNTPEDNLIWDVGHQAYGHKILTGRKDIFHTNRQLEGISGFPKREESNYDAFGVGHSSTAISATLGMAIAAQIKGQNHKQHIAVVGDASIASGMAFEALNHAGISKTNILVILNDNAIGIDPSVGALKDYLTKVTLDDFPETDNIFEALNFHYVGPIDGHNLETLTTELERLKSISGPKLMHVITKKGKGLRQAEENQVKYHAPGKFDALTGDLIPKDQTNLPPKFQDVFGETIVELAISNKNIVGITPAMPTGSSLKYFMDTFPKRAFDVGIAEQHAVTLSAGLATQGLQVFCNIYSTFLQRAYDQVIHDVCLQDLPVIFCLDRSGIVGEDGATHHGIFDLAYLRCIPNLIVFAPRNEIELRNILYTSQLGLQHPIAIRYPRGRGTIKDWKKEFSEIEIGKGVCLKEGSDIAIVTVGSIFEEAKKAVQDFSEKKKVALYDMRFVKPLDKGLLDSIFERFNTIITIEDGVINGGFGSAILEYASEKKYKGVIKLLGIQDYFPQHGTVEELKHQAGISSEKIKSTILNYL; encoded by the coding sequence ATGTATCTTTGTTACGTGTCAAAAAAGATATTAGATACCATTCAATTTCCTAACGACCTGCGGAACCTTTCAAAAGAAGATTTACCACAAGTTGCTAAAGAACTTCGTGAGTTTATTATCAATATTGTAGCAGTAAAAGAAGGACATCTTGGAGCAAGTCTTGGTGTAGTAGAGTTGACCATAGCACTTCACTATATCTTTAATACCCCCGAAGATAATTTGATTTGGGATGTAGGTCATCAAGCCTATGGACACAAAATCCTCACAGGGCGCAAAGATATTTTTCATACCAATAGACAGCTTGAAGGTATTTCAGGTTTTCCTAAACGAGAAGAAAGCAACTATGATGCCTTTGGGGTTGGGCATAGCAGCACGGCAATTTCGGCAACATTAGGAATGGCTATTGCAGCTCAAATTAAAGGTCAAAACCACAAACAACATATTGCAGTAGTAGGTGACGCATCTATTGCTAGCGGAATGGCTTTTGAAGCTTTAAATCATGCAGGTATTTCAAAAACCAACATATTGGTTATTCTTAATGACAATGCTATTGGTATTGACCCCAGCGTAGGCGCTTTAAAAGATTATTTGACCAAAGTAACGCTAGATGACTTTCCCGAAACAGATAACATTTTTGAAGCACTCAACTTTCATTATGTGGGCCCTATTGATGGCCACAACCTGGAAACTTTAACTACCGAGCTGGAGCGATTAAAGTCTATCTCAGGACCAAAACTTATGCACGTAATTACAAAAAAAGGGAAAGGATTGCGTCAAGCCGAAGAAAATCAAGTGAAATACCACGCTCCAGGAAAGTTTGATGCGCTTACAGGAGACCTAATCCCTAAAGACCAAACTAACTTACCTCCAAAATTTCAAGATGTTTTTGGTGAAACAATCGTTGAACTGGCTATTAGCAATAAAAACATCGTAGGCATTACACCCGCAATGCCCACCGGAAGTTCTTTAAAGTACTTTATGGACACATTTCCCAAACGTGCTTTTGATGTGGGCATTGCAGAGCAACACGCGGTTACACTTTCTGCGGGACTTGCCACACAAGGCTTACAAGTATTCTGTAATATTTATTCAACGTTTCTACAACGTGCGTATGATCAAGTAATACACGATGTATGCCTTCAAGATTTACCTGTTATTTTCTGTCTAGATCGATCAGGAATTGTAGGTGAAGATGGTGCTACACATCACGGTATTTTTGATTTGGCCTATTTGAGGTGCATCCCTAATCTTATTGTTTTTGCACCTCGAAATGAAATTGAACTTCGCAACATACTATACACATCACAACTAGGACTTCAACACCCTATTGCCATTAGGTATCCACGTGGGCGAGGTACTATAAAGGATTGGAAAAAAGAATTTTCTGAAATTGAAATTGGAAAAGGAGTTTGTTTAAAAGAAGGTTCTGACATTGCCATTGTAACAGTTGGATCTATTTTTGAAGAAGCCAAAAAAGCGGTTCAAGACTTTTCAGAAAAGAAAAAAGTTGCACTTTACGATATGCGCTTTGTGAAACCACTAGATAAAGGGCTTTTAGATTCTATTTTTGAACGATTTAATACCATCATTACTATTGAAGATGGCGTGATTAACGGTGGATTTGGTAGTGCTATTTTAGAATACGCTTCAGAAAAAAAATACAAAGGAGTGATTAAACTTTTAGGTATTCAAGATTATTTTCCACAACATGGCACAGTAGAAGAATTAAAACATCAAGCGGGAATTTCTTCAGAAAAAATTAAATCTACAATACTGAACTATTTATAA
- a CDS encoding deoxyguanosinetriphosphate triphosphohydrolase codes for MQWENLLSLKRQGDIHKRLRIEQDETRLGFEVDYDRVIFSSAFRSLQDKTQVIPLSQTSFVHTRLTHSLEVSVVGRSLGRQVGKAILQKHPHLKTSHGYQINDFGAIVAAAALAHDIGNPPFGHSGEKAIGDYFLHGKGKRFKNQLSAKQYQDLITFEGNANGFKILTETKNGVEGGLRLSYATLGAFTKYPKESLPKKPTNHIADKKYGVFQSETSFFDEIAYELGLLKRGDNNNMSYSRHPLAYLVEAADDICYTIIDFEDGINLGLIEEEFALEYLIKLVKNNINTEKYHSLKQTTDRLAYLRSLAINTLISEAVQVFLSHEEEILKGTFTSSLLEKSNYTAQIDDIIKISIEKIYQSKEVINKEITGYKILSTLLDTYTTAVENKMNNTERHYDDLVLNTLNIQVNTDSIYNNILAVCHYVSRLTDGKSSQIFQKMNGKF; via the coding sequence ATGCAATGGGAAAACCTACTCTCACTTAAAAGGCAAGGTGATATACATAAACGGTTACGTATAGAACAAGATGAAACTCGTTTGGGTTTTGAGGTTGATTATGATCGGGTAATTTTTTCTTCAGCCTTTAGAAGTTTGCAAGACAAAACACAGGTAATCCCTCTTTCTCAAACATCATTTGTACATACACGATTAACTCATAGTCTAGAAGTTTCTGTTGTAGGACGTTCTTTGGGAAGGCAAGTAGGTAAAGCTATTTTGCAAAAGCACCCACACCTAAAAACCAGCCACGGATATCAAATTAATGATTTTGGCGCTATTGTAGCTGCAGCTGCATTAGCACACGATATAGGTAACCCGCCTTTTGGTCACAGTGGTGAAAAAGCCATTGGAGATTATTTTTTACACGGAAAAGGAAAACGATTCAAAAATCAATTATCAGCAAAACAATATCAAGATTTAATCACCTTTGAAGGAAACGCTAATGGTTTTAAAATTTTGACCGAGACCAAAAATGGAGTAGAAGGCGGTTTGCGTCTTTCTTATGCAACGCTTGGAGCATTTACAAAATATCCAAAAGAATCATTACCAAAAAAACCTACCAATCATATAGCCGATAAAAAGTATGGAGTATTTCAATCTGAAACTTCATTTTTTGATGAGATAGCTTATGAGTTAGGTCTTTTAAAACGCGGCGATAATAACAACATGAGTTACAGTAGGCATCCACTAGCTTACCTAGTTGAAGCGGCAGATGACATTTGTTACACAATTATTGATTTTGAAGATGGCATAAACTTAGGATTAATTGAAGAGGAGTTTGCTCTAGAATATCTAATTAAACTTGTAAAAAACAATATCAATACTGAAAAGTATCACAGCCTTAAACAAACTACAGATCGGTTGGCTTATTTACGTTCATTAGCTATAAATACATTAATATCTGAAGCAGTTCAAGTGTTTTTATCACACGAAGAAGAAATATTGAAAGGAACCTTTACTTCTTCTCTTCTTGAAAAGAGTAATTATACAGCTCAAATAGATGATATTATAAAAATTAGCATCGAAAAAATATACCAAAGTAAAGAAGTAATAAACAAAGAAATAACCGGCTATAAAATTCTTTCAACTCTACTAGATACCTATACAACTGCTGTAGAAAACAAAATGAACAACACAGAACGTCACTACGATGATCTCGTTTTAAATACGTTAAATATTCAAGTAAATACTGATTCAATCTACAATAACATTTTAGCAGTTTGTCATTACGTATCAAGGTTAACAGATGGTAAATCTTCTCAAATATTTCAGAAGATGAATGGAAAGTTTTAA
- a CDS encoding TonB-dependent receptor, producing MKNIFLLLSIFLTQLAFSQTGTITGTINDGEYNDVLPFANVVIKGSQTGTTSDFEGKYTLNVKPGTYTVVFSFVGYQTKEITDIVVVEDQSTVIDATLNASAGQLDEVVITTTARQNTESAVLSLQKKSINLMDGLSLETIKKTGASSVASAVKNVPGVSIQGGKFVYVRGLGDRYTKSILNGVDVPGLDPDRNTLQLDIFPTQILENVLIIKSATADQPADFTGGVVDIVTKDIPSREEYSLSVGASYNSDFHFNDNYLVSESSGTDFLGFDDGLRDNPLSSNQDVPLPQENASVAREVTQQFNPTMAAQRQQSLMDFKFSATAGNQYDIGDNKLGFLASLSYKNETTYYDEYIDGQIYRKDEADKSNFELLPDITQNGEAGTNNVLISGLAGLSFKTEKSKYRFNVLHIQNGESQASIFRQSNFIISSNQIKKDNLIYTERSITNGLLSGKHSLGEDNDWTVEWKLSPTLARIDDKDFRVTPFRISRNPETGQETFTIEPSESGLPSRFYRNLEEINLAGKLDIDKKHSLFGYDAKVKFGGAFTYKQRDFEVIKFTIPFLNFPSASIGGNPDLILADENIYDPATNSGFYIREDSNDSDTYDSEVSVGAAYISEEFKVTNWFNAILGVRFEKFDLIYTGENQNGTELNNATVLDKSDFFPSANLIFDLNEDGNQKIRASYARTTARPSFKEASLAEIFDPISSNTFIGNINLQPSYINNFDLRYERYGENSDFFALSGFYKSFKDPIELSFIRRAYGQYTPLNLGDANVFGGEIEIRKNLGFIEGLQNLSFNANFSLIESQQEYSEDERQGRLDNLREGETLDDTRQLQGQSPYLINLGFNYNQEESGWQGGLFYNTQGKTLEIVGAGDVADVYTLPFHNLKLNISKSFGEKKNSTVTLKFENLLDDDVESVYQSFNAQDQIFSKWNPGQEISLSYSIRF from the coding sequence ATGAAAAATATTTTTCTACTACTATCAATTTTTTTAACCCAACTTGCATTTAGCCAAACTGGTACCATAACAGGTACCATTAACGATGGAGAATACAATGACGTACTACCTTTTGCCAATGTGGTAATAAAAGGTTCTCAAACCGGTACAACTTCAGACTTTGAAGGAAAGTATACCTTAAACGTAAAGCCGGGAACGTATACAGTTGTCTTTTCATTTGTTGGCTATCAAACAAAAGAGATCACAGATATTGTGGTTGTAGAAGACCAGTCAACCGTTATTGATGCAACTTTAAACGCAAGTGCCGGTCAACTTGATGAAGTAGTAATTACTACAACAGCTAGGCAAAACACTGAATCTGCTGTATTAAGTTTACAAAAAAAATCAATAAACTTAATGGATGGTCTTTCACTAGAAACCATAAAGAAAACCGGTGCTAGTAGTGTTGCCTCTGCCGTTAAAAACGTACCGGGAGTTTCAATTCAAGGTGGGAAGTTTGTCTATGTAAGAGGTCTTGGGGATCGATACACAAAATCTATCTTAAATGGTGTAGATGTACCAGGATTAGACCCTGACAGAAACACGTTACAGTTGGATATTTTCCCTACTCAAATATTAGAAAACGTATTAATTATTAAGTCTGCAACAGCAGATCAACCGGCAGATTTTACAGGTGGAGTTGTTGATATTGTCACTAAAGACATTCCTAGCAGAGAAGAATATAGTTTATCTGTAGGTGCTAGTTATAATTCAGATTTTCACTTTAATGATAATTATTTAGTTTCAGAAAGTAGTGGAACTGACTTTTTAGGTTTCGACGATGGATTAAGAGACAATCCTTTATCATCAAATCAAGATGTGCCGCTTCCGCAAGAAAATGCTTCGGTAGCAAGAGAAGTTACACAGCAGTTTAACCCAACAATGGCAGCTCAAAGACAGCAAAGCCTTATGGATTTTAAATTTTCGGCAACAGCTGGTAACCAATATGATATAGGTGATAACAAACTTGGTTTTTTAGCCTCTCTTTCCTATAAAAACGAAACCACTTATTATGATGAGTATATTGATGGTCAAATTTATAGAAAAGATGAAGCAGATAAATCAAACTTTGAATTGCTTCCAGATATAACACAAAATGGAGAAGCAGGAACCAACAATGTATTAATTAGTGGTCTTGCAGGTCTCTCTTTTAAAACTGAAAAATCAAAATATAGATTTAATGTACTTCATATTCAAAATGGAGAATCACAGGCTTCTATTTTTAGACAAAGTAACTTTATCATTAGTAGTAACCAGATAAAGAAAGACAACCTTATATATACTGAAAGATCTATTACCAATGGGTTACTGAGCGGAAAGCACTCTCTAGGTGAAGATAACGACTGGACTGTTGAGTGGAAATTATCACCTACGCTGGCACGTATCGATGATAAAGATTTTAGAGTAACTCCTTTTAGAATCTCAAGAAATCCTGAAACTGGCCAAGAAACTTTTACCATTGAGCCTAGTGAATCTGGCCTACCTTCGAGATTTTATAGAAACTTGGAAGAAATAAACTTAGCCGGAAAACTAGACATTGACAAAAAACATTCATTGTTTGGGTATGATGCTAAAGTAAAATTTGGAGGTGCCTTTACGTACAAACAAAGAGATTTTGAAGTTATTAAGTTTACGATTCCATTTTTAAATTTCCCATCGGCTTCAATAGGCGGTAATCCAGATTTAATCCTTGCTGATGAAAATATTTATGACCCAGCTACAAACAGTGGTTTTTATATTCGTGAAGATTCAAATGATTCAGACACCTATGATTCAGAAGTAAGTGTGGGTGCTGCTTATATTTCAGAAGAGTTTAAAGTTACCAATTGGTTCAACGCTATTTTGGGTGTTCGCTTTGAAAAATTTGATTTAATATACACTGGAGAAAACCAAAACGGAACTGAGCTAAACAATGCAACAGTTTTGGACAAATCTGACTTTTTCCCATCTGCAAATTTAATCTTTGACTTAAACGAAGACGGAAACCAAAAAATAAGAGCTTCATACGCTCGCACAACTGCGAGACCTTCTTTTAAAGAAGCATCATTAGCTGAAATTTTTGATCCAATTAGTAGTAACACGTTCATTGGAAATATTAACTTACAGCCTAGTTACATTAACAACTTTGACCTTCGTTATGAGCGATATGGTGAAAATAGTGACTTTTTTGCACTGAGTGGATTTTATAAATCATTCAAAGATCCTATTGAACTTTCTTTCATAAGAAGAGCTTACGGTCAATACACCCCATTAAATCTTGGTGACGCAAATGTTTTTGGCGGTGAGATTGAAATAAGAAAAAACCTTGGTTTTATTGAAGGACTACAAAACCTTTCATTTAACGCAAACTTTTCTTTAATTGAATCACAACAAGAATATAGTGAAGATGAAAGACAAGGAAGATTAGACAACTTAAGAGAAGGGGAAACGCTAGACGACACCCGTCAATTACAAGGACAATCGCCTTACCTTATCAATCTTGGCTTTAATTATAATCAAGAAGAAAGCGGCTGGCAAGGTGGCTTATTCTATAATACACAAGGAAAAACCCTTGAAATAGTTGGTGCAGGTGACGTAGCCGATGTGTACACATTGCCTTTTCACAATTTAAAATTGAATATTTCAAAATCATTTGGTGAAAAGAAAAACTCAACTGTTACCCTTAAGTTTGAAAACTTGCTAGATGATGATGTAGAAAGTGTATATCAATCATTCAATGCACAAGATCAAATTTTCTCAAAGTGGAATCCTGGACAAGAAATAAGCTTGAGTTATAGCATTCGTTTTTAA
- a CDS encoding toxin-antitoxin system YwqK family antitoxin → MKNIITLIALIAAVALGNAQEKQKNEYVVDASNNKLVKTTLYHDNGVVAQTGFYTLDNKLQGEWISYDTNGNKTAIANYHKGEKVGSWVFFQGETIREVTYMNSKIAKVNTFTKDNTQVVSNK, encoded by the coding sequence ATGAAAAATATAATCACACTTATAGCATTAATTGCGGCAGTAGCATTAGGTAATGCACAAGAGAAACAGAAGAATGAATATGTTGTTGATGCTTCTAACAATAAATTGGTTAAAACAACTTTATATCATGACAATGGCGTTGTAGCGCAAACCGGATTTTATACTTTGGATAATAAGCTACAAGGCGAGTGGATTAGTTACGATACTAATGGAAATAAAACTGCAATAGCAAACTATCACAAAGGAGAAAAAGTAGGTTCTTGGGTGTTTTTTCAAGGAGAAACTATTAGAGAAGTAACCTATATGAATTCAAAAATTGCAAAAGTAAATACTTTTACAAAAGACAATACCCAGGTAGTTTCAAACAAATAA